One part of the Hemitrygon akajei unplaced genomic scaffold, sHemAka1.3 Scf000103, whole genome shotgun sequence genome encodes these proteins:
- the LOC140723178 gene encoding uncharacterized protein — MAHLRVHTGERLFNCSDCGKGFTQSSHLKVHQRVHSGQRPFTCSDCGKGFTCSSKLKIHQRVHTGERPFTCSDCGKGFTQSSELKVHQRVHTGERPFTCSDCGKRFTCSSHLKVHQRVHTGERPFTCSDCGKGFTCSSQLRVHQRVHTGERPFTCSDCGKGFTQSSQLKIHQRVHTGEKPFTCSDCGKGFTRSSDLMVHQLVHTGEKPFSCSDCGKGFTRSSQLKVHQRVHTGERPFTCSYCGTGFTQSSSLMKHQRVHTGERPFTCSDCGKGFICSSNLKSHQQVHTGERPFTCSDCGKGFIRSSYLMAHQRVHIRERPFTCSDCGKGFPCSSELKVHQRVHTGERPFTCSDCGKGFPYSSQLRVHQRGHTGERPFTCSDCGKRFTQSSELKVHQRVHTGERPFTCSDCGKGFPYSSQLRVHQRGHTGERPFTCSDCGKGFTQSSQLNVHQRVHTGERPFTCSDCGKGFTCSSQLRVHQRVHTGEKPFTCPDCGKGFTWSSQLQRHQRVHSGWRLITCSDLGKRFTQSSRRM; from the coding sequence atggctcatctgcgagttcacactggggagaggctgttcaactgctcggactgtgggaagggattcactcagtcatcccatctgaaggtacaccagcgagttcacagtgggcagaggccgttcacctgctcagactgtgggaagggattcacttgctcatctaaactgaaaatacatcagcgagttcacactggagagaggccgttcacctgctcagactgtgggaagggatttactcagtcatctgaactgaaggtacatcagcgagttcacactggcgagaggccattcacctgctcagactgtgggaagcgattcacttgctcatcccatctgaaggtacatcagagagttcacactggggagaggccattcacctgctcagactgtgggaagggattcacttgctcatcccaactgagggtacatcagagagttcacactggggagaggccattcacctgctcagactgtgggaagggattcactcagtcatctcaactgaagatacatcagcgagttcacactggagagaagccgttcacctgctcagactgtggaaagggattcactcggtcatctgacctaatggtacaccagctagttcacactggggagaagccgttctcctgctcagactgtgggaagggattcactcggtcatctcaactgaaggtacatcagagagttcacactggagagaggccattcacctgctcatactgtgggacaggattcactcagtcatcctccctaatgaaacaccagcgagttcacaccggggagcggccattcacctgctcggactgtgggaagggattcatttgctcatctaacctgaagtcacatcagcaagttcacactggtgagaggccattcacctgttcagactgtgggaagggattcattcggtcgtCGTACCTGATggctcaccaacgagttcacataagggagcggccgttcacctgctcagactgtgggaagggattcccctGCTCATccgaactgaaggtacatcaacgagttcacactggagagaggccattcacctgctcagactgtgggaagggattcccttactcatcccaactgagggtacatcagcgaggtcacactggcgagaggccgttcacctgctcagactgtgggaagagattcactcagtcatctgaactgaaagtacatcagcgagttcacactggcgagaggccattcacctgctcagactgtgggaagggattcccttactcatcccaactgagggtacatcagcgaggtcacactggcgagaggccgttcacctgctcagactgcgggaagggattcactcagtcatctcaactgaacgtacatcagagagttcacactggtgagcggccgttcacctgctcagactgtgggaagggattcacttgctcatcccaactgagggtacatcagagagttcacactggggagaagccgttcacctgcccagactgcgggaagggattcacttggtcatctcaactacagagacaccaacgagttcacagtGGGTGgaggctgatcacctgctcagaccttgggaagcgattcactcagtcatctaggcgtatgtaa